Below is a genomic region from Pseudopipra pipra isolate bDixPip1 chromosome 6, bDixPip1.hap1, whole genome shotgun sequence.
CTTGTAAAAACAAAtaactaataaataaaaataaataaaaataaaatcaagactAGTGTGGACAAACTAGAGAATTGTTATCTATCGCATTTCATTCAGACTGTATGCAAAAATGttcaagagagagaaaaaactgtaacagagtttagaaaatgtttGTCTGTTTAAAACAGGGATTATATTAGTTGTTTACAAAATCCTGTAGTCTGTCTTcgggacttttttttcctgagtcaGAATAGCCTCGTGTTCAGTCTCCAAGGCAAATTTCCCAGCATAACTTCAAACATCCTTTGTCTTTCTGTCTTTGGAGAGTGTTTCCAGGAACCAGCACTTCTGTGTTCCCCAGTCATTTGCATTCTGTGCTGTAAGTACCCAGTGAAAACTCAGTGAAATCCCGGCTTTCCCACGTGGAGAAATTTGGACACCTAAAAGCAACAACTGAAAAACTTGCACCACGTTTTGCCCAAGGAGCTACAGAAGGAGTTTGCAGTTAATCTCACAGAGCAAATGGAGCCCAGATGTGTTTAGCAAACAGCTTTCAAAACTCACAGTTGAGATCAGTGTCAAATTTCCCCACACATGATCAACCTTGGAGCCAAGTTTAGAGTTGCTTTTGTGTTTACAGAAAGTCTGGGACCTGAATGACACTGAAATTCGTAGGTGGAATGGAGGTTCTCCATAACAAATATTTGACTGGATGCAGTTTATCTTATTTACAGGACTTTGAgctttgggggggaaaaaagagaaaaggttaCTGTATTTTTGTTGATTTAATATTTGAGGCATATTCAGCACTTTCTTGTTCACTGAATCTGGGACAGTTGTTGATTTTTAACTGAGATCTGTTATTAATCTGTAATTAAACCAGCATGGCAAAATCAAGCATTTTAAAGTTATGGGTGAACTGTTTCTACAGATGTTAAATGAAATTTTGTGCATTCCTGAGCATTCTGGCTCTCTCTGATCACAGCAAGGCAGCCCTCTTGTTGAAGGTCTAACTGTAAGCCTAAGTCTCATGCCAAGTTTTTTGCTCAGGGACTGTATCAGCAAAAATCTGCCTCAGAATTTACTTTGGGCAAATATTGTCCAGTATTTGCTTAGAAGTCCTGTTTTCAACCCCCGGGAAGGTCACTGTGGTCATTTGCGAAGGTCATGCACGAGAAGGCCATAGGTAGAGTCAGAATAAATGATATTGAAGTGGGTGTAAGAGTCATGGAAACTTTCCCTTCAGGTATATCTTGATCTCTGACTTGATGACCTTTTGTATTTATATGGAGACATTCATCAAAGAAGCCCCGACTATTTTTGCACACCTAAAGCTCAGCATTACTGTCCCTAAATTGGCAGATTTTAGGGTCTGTGCTCTATGTACAAGCTGTAAACAAGAAAAGCTTGCTCCATTGTTCCTGCTGGGATATTATCCAAGGGAAAACAGAGATTGTCTTCAACAATCTGAAGCTTGTGTAGGGAGACAATACAATGATTTTGCCTGTAGGCAGCCTGAATATGCCTTTACTTCAGACCAACAAAGCAGCTGAGAGAGATGTGAATTCAAAATCCACACACAAGGATAGGAGAGGCCCTgggccttgaatacttccagggatggggcagccacagcttctttgggcaacctgtgctagggAACAATTCCCCTCACAGGGCACAATTTCCTCCTAAATGTGAATGTTACTTGATGGGAAGTCCAGCCTAATAAGGTGATGCTTTTAGCAGGCTTCTTCCCAAGAATGCTTGTAAAGTcctttaggaagaaattctttactatttaggaagaaatttttggctgtgagagtggtgaggccctggcatagtcgcccagagaagctgtggctgccccatccctggaagagtccaaggccaggttggatggggcttggagcaacctgggatagtggaaagtgtccctgtccacagcagggggttggactttaaagtcccttccaacctaaaccatccGAGGTTTTTATGATTAAATGCATCTTCAGGAAGAACAGTACAAGATAAAAGAAGGCTTAAACCAAACCATGAGGAAACAGCGTGAAGTAAAGTTGAAATTAAAACACTAGTTTGAGATAGGAAGATCTGGGTATGGCTGAACATAATCTCATGTAAGACCAGAGTTTTGAACTCTTCACCTTGGTCACCAAGGCATGACACACGGCCGTGCAACCCCATGTTTCCTCTCCTGCCCACATAAATCTGCTGTCACCAAACATCATGTGCATTGTGCAACCCGCAGTGGatccagaaagcagaatctgGGACTTCCCTAATCTCATTGACGTTTAATCACGGGTGGCACAGACTGTCCGAACTGCAGAGGAAATATTGCTGTTATAAACTTTGTAATTATAAAGGTCTGTTTGATGTTCCAGGGAGCTGAAAACACTCTGGTGTGAACATAGTCATACAAGTCTGCCCAGCAGCTAcgacttttttgttgttgttgttgttttttacaTAAGCATTAGTGCGGGAGGAGAACAGATTTCAAGTGTACCTGGCAGCCTGAAGCGATGGGTATGACCCACGTTATCTTATAGATCTTAATTACTTCTGATGTTTAACCGACAGAAAACGGTGAAACAAAGGAAGGCAGAGGCTCCCTGTTCCCTCCAGGCTGTTTGGAACTGCCTGGAAAAGTGCTGTAGAAAGAACTGGttagaggaaaaattaattaaccTGAGTTTACAGGCTCAGTACGTGGAGGAAATACTATTTAATCTGAATTTACAGGCTCAATAcatagaagaaatatttaatctgAGTTTACAGGCACAGTAAATAGAAGAAAAACTATGTAATCTGAGTTTACAGGCCCAGTAAGTTAAATTTCTGATGGATTTCAGCGTGAACATTGGCTTGGTAAAAGCCAGGATTGAACGCTGGCTTGGTAAAAGCCTAGATCTTGGGAGTTTGATGTTAAAAGATGGTCTCGGTTAAGCAGGATGTTTCTAGCCCTCAAAGTTGCACTTTTTATCAGCTTAAAACTACAGAAAGCACAAAGTAAGATAGTCCAGTGGTGATTGAAAATAAATGAGCAAACTGAATGACTAAAGAACCCAGTGtttattgaaaataaattatagcaCTGACTGGGATAGCACtaaaagcagctgaaataaCCATCTCGTTACCAGAGGGCTCAGTTTTTTAACATTTGCcctttgatttttcatttttctggaTTTAGATTGGATTTTAGAAACATTTAGAAACGCTTTGGGGGCGTGTTTTGGGGGCCGGGGGCAGGGCGCGCTCTGAGGGCTTTTCCAACAGCACCAACTCCATGATGGCGGAGGGGGCTGAGGGAAGCGGCGCGCGCGGACCCCGCCCCCGTGGTGGGCGTGGCCTGGGCGGGTGCTGAGTCATGCTGGGCCAGCAGAAGCGCGGCACAGAAGCCCCGCCCCTCGGTAGGTGCGCCCGGCGCGCGGCGGTATAAAACGTGCGCCGCTGGGCGGACGGCCCTCAGAGCGCGTCGgcggcggagcggagcgggtTCCTGCGTCAACAGTGCTTGGACGGAACCGGCCGCGCTCGGGCCCGCCGCGCCCCCTCCCACACACCCACAACACCACCGCTCACACAGCCACCGCCGTACCCACCGGAGCACCCAGCCATGGCAGCGCCCCCCTCCCAGGTGCGCCAGAATTACCACCAGGACTGCGAGGCCGCCGTCAACCGCCAGATTAACCTGGAGCTCTACGCGTCCTACGTGTACCTCAGCATGGTAAGAGGCGAGGGGTAGAGGGGCCGCACGCGGGCCCGGCGCGGTGGGGGGGGTTCGCGGGTGCCGGGCGGTGCCTGCGGGCgcagctcctcctcttcctcctcctccttcttccccagcGCCTCCGGGCCCTTGTGGGCCGTCCCCTGTGTGTAGGTGAGGCCCTTTATCTCGGTGTTCGTGGACCCCGCGGCCGTTGCCCTTGTGGGCCCCGTTATCAGCCCGGCTCAGCGGCTCCCGGCCGGCTCTGCccttggggctgggctggataGTAGGACCTGCCTAGCGAGGCGCTTGGCGCCTTTCCCGCGGGCGTGCTCGGCTCCCAGGCACGGTTTTTCTTTCCTCCGTGAATCAGGAGAAATCCGCGATATCCTTGGCCCTGTGTCTACTTGTCTCGCTTGGCACGAGGGTCCGGTTTTAGCCACACTGAGCTGCTCTGGCGCAAGGAGCAGCTCTGACCTCTGTGCAGCTTTAGACGTGCAGGGAACTTGAGACTTTCCGGTGGCATTCCATAATGTCGTGGCATGTGCATCCAGCACTTTACGGCTTGTTTCTGTGTTACTGTAAAAGTTTTAACGCTGTGTTGTTCTTCCGTTGGTGGATGATAGTGGTACACAAAGCACTAGTGTCTCGCTTTGAACCTCCAGGCTGCTGGTTTAGCGGCAGAGAATTCTGTAGTAGTTTGGGAAATAAGTGGCAGTTGATGCGAAAGTTCCATTGAATCCTGCTAATGGCCCTGACTGAGGAACAGACAAGCTGTGTGATGGCTTCTAATTGTTGTTagaggaggggtttttttggctttcaaAACAGTATTCGCTGTTGACCTGATATTTTagttccatttgtcttttaaatgcAATACTGCTATTTTTCTCCAAAAGTAGCAAGTGTACTCTTTAGTCTAATCCCTGAAAAGCCTAGGGAGGCATGAGAGCTTTATTGCAGAAGTACCTAAAAGTTAATGGCCACTCAGCTGGTGTTGCAAGTCATAACCCTGACTTGTGATCATTGTAAACAAGCTCGAGCAAACAAAGGGAAGATTTCTCCATGAAAAAGGCTTTTCAAGGCCGCAGTTTAAGGCATTTGAATGGTGATCAGAACAGGTATCTGTGGGGTATCGgggatttttttatatcttcAGAACTGAACCAAGGACACAACTACCGTTTGTGTCCTTGGCAGGGGATGCAGGTTAAGATTTAATCTTAGTTGGAAAAATAGTAAGGGGAGGGTTGTTCCACACTGCCTTGCTGTCTGCTGGCCTCAGCTTGGACTTGGGCCATCCTGAGGCAGGGCTGAGAGGAGACACATCTGAAGCCACACTTTAGGCTTAGCTTGGGATTCTGAGCCTGTGAATCCTTATTTTTCAGTCCTACTATTTTGACCGGGATGATGTGGCTCTGAAAAACTTTGCCAAGTACTTCCTGCATCAGTCCCATGAGGAGCGGGAGCACGCGGAGAAGCTGATGAAGCTGCAGAACCAGAGGGGAGGGCGCATCTTCCTGCAGGACATCAAGGTGAGGAGTGGGCTCTCCCGGCCCAGAACTACATttgggggctgggaggaggtggGTTTCCCTCTGGGTCCTCTCCcagaaggagcagcagctgacacTGGAGAAGGAGAGTCATTTGAGACGTGTAGTAATTTGATAATTTATGCTGATTGACtaagaaaaagtactttttgTGTAAGAAGAGGGTAATGGTTTCCTGTGTCAGAACAAGAAGGCAACTGGTTCATCATCATTAAATTTAACAGCAAAAATGCTCTGTGCACTGTTTTGAGAAGTGGGATGGGGGGGTTGCATTCAGTTGTGTTCTGAGTGCACGTCAAGTGTTTGTTACCTAAATGTCTGAATTTGATCCAGACAAGCTTTGAGGCTTTGCTCCCTACTGATCTGTGGGTACTTAGAGAAAACCTGGGCTGTGCTTTCCCCTGGCAGAAGCCAGACCGTGATGACTGGGAGAATGGCCTGACTGCAATGGAGTGTGCCCTGCACCTGGAAAAGAACGTGAACCAGTCACTGCTAGAACTGCACAAATTGGCAACTGAGAAGAATGACCCACACGTAAGTGGAGGCTGAGCCCGAGAATGTAGCTGTGCAAGGAGGGGGCTTGGATGTGTCTAATTGTGCAGGTTTAGGGCTGAGCTGTGTGTCCTTGATGTTAATAAAGGTGAGAAAAGGTGAACCAGGGGTGCAGCCCTTCCAGAGGGAAGGGCCCAGATGTCAGCCTGTCCTTTAGCCCTTTGGTGAGGTTATTGCTGTCCTTCCAGGAGGACTTTTATGGTAGCTGAGACTTGCTTTATTCCTTCTGAAGTGTATTAAGCTTTATGAAGGCTTGTTTCTGAGGTGGTTGAGTTCTATCTTATGAGGCTTTTCTGCCACAAAATTCTGGTGTCACTTCTGGTTTCTCAAGCCCTGATACTTGAGAACAGGGTCTGAAAACACAGGGCTCTTCACAGATGAAAGTTTTTGGCAAGGCTAGATTGAAGCTGTCTAGTATCAGGAAGAGATTAATGTGTGTGAATCCAAGTACTCTTGTGAGTGTCCTGTGTAAGCTGGAGggacttttttaaagaaaacaataaaactgGGCTGTTTTAGAGGTGTAAATCCTCACAGTTGTGAGTTTGCTGTGTAGTGGGGGAGTCAAAATCTGTTCAGAGACTTGGCTAATGCTTCCTGtagtgaggaagaggagaggcttcctgagctctgcagggtTCTGGAGCCAGTGTGCCTGTGTAAGCCCTGCCTCACTTTGATCTCCTGGCTTTGCTGAAGCAAAACTTAAAAGCTGCTTCCTCTCAGCTTGAAAGTTGTCATGCTGTATCCGCTCCTTTCTGGGCCTGAATTTAAACTCTCTTGGTCTCCCTTCCAGTTGTGTGACTTCATTGAGACTCATTACCTGGATGAGCAGGTGAAAGCCATCAAGGAGCTGGGTGACCATGTGACCAACCTGCGGAAGATGGGGGCACCAAAATACGGCATGGCCGAGTACCTCTTCGACAAGCACACCCTCGGGGACAGTGACAATGACAGCTGAAGTCTGGCCCAGAGACACGCTGTGGGTTTCAGTGGGACTCCTACTTAATGTCCAGCCGTGCATGCAGCTTCAGCTACCTAGAGAAACAGTTCCATTCTCTGTACCAAATATCACCCCCCTTCTCTCTTGTGTTTTATGTACTGCCCTCCAGCCAATAAAGTGACTTGGTTCCAGCTGGCTTTTCCTGTTTAGTTTTGAGGGAGAGAAGGCAGCTGTAATGAAGGGGTGTGGGAGGTAAATTTTGTCATGTGGTGTGGGAgtcttgcagctgctgctgaaggcagaaGTAGAACTTGTATGGTTTCTCTAAATTCCCGTTGCATGGGAACTAAAATGAGGAAACAAAACGATGGTCCTGGGCTTGAgccttgcttttattttctgagggTGGGCAGTAAAGCTCAGCTGAGTGGTGTGGGCTACCATCCACATTTCTCTGAGCACTCAAATCTGTGGCGGAGGTGATCTGGAGCTTCGGAAGGAAGCAATGTGGGGGCAGGTactgcagctgcctgtgctggtaTAGACACTTACCCTGCCTTACTCCAGTACTTTCCCAGTACTGGAAAAGAGCTAAGACAGGATTGGAAGAAGCACTGTGGGTCTGCATCAGTAATAATGTGACTTGCTTCAGTCCCTTACTTTCCCTGGAGTAGTGCAAGTCCTGCCTGAGACTTGTAAGCTCAAGTTCTACTtgctgtgaggaggaggaggaagtaaGTATCCATATTAACTATACTCCTGTTTGGGCTACACCTGGCTGGTGCCTGCTGAGATATCAGCAATACTTAACACTCAGTCTTGGCTTTTGGCTAAAAATTgggtttttggtggttttcttGTTGCAGCAGAAGTTGAGCTCGCTATGGTACCAAAACCAGGAGTAGTGTGTCCTTAGTGCTGGTTTTAGCCTAGGCCAGGCTCTAGCTGCATGTCCAGCACTGCCCTTCTGTTCAGGTGAGTGCCAGGTGTGAGGATAAGGAAGGTATCCCATGGAACCTTGTCTCCTTTAGCTGTACTGGTCCATCTGCTCCTCACCTGGGCTCTCACTGGCCTCCATGATCACCTCCATCAGCCCCACGAAGTCGCCCTCGGCCAGGGAGATTCCGGAGTCATTAGGGGATGGACTCTCTGCTCTTCTTGGCTCTTTTGTAGGGGTTGGGTTAGTGCTTCCATTCCCAGTGTCTCTCGTATTCCTGGAAACCTCTGGATGCTGGTCTGGAGGGCTGGCTGCGTCTTCCAAGCTCAGGCTGCGAGCATCAGGGCCCAGGTTCCCCTTATGGGacctctccagggctggagaggtCACGGGAgtgaaggagaagcagagggaggTGCTGCCCCCGGGGGTTTTGTTACTGGGGGTGTGAAAGGCACCAGAATGCTCTGAGTTGGGAGGAGCTGATGCTGTGTTCTCCAGGGTTAGCCAGGGTGGGTGCGAAGCTTTCAAGCTCTTCAGGCTCTTGTAGCTGCCCTGCTTCTCCTGGTCAGGGGACTCTGCCAGGAAGGGGAATTTTGGGCTGTCGGATGCTGTGGACTGTGCTCCTGggcttcctgtggtggcagcTTCCCTGGAgttgttcttttcctcttccactgTCACAGCTGTGGAGTCGGGACCTTTGCTCCGATCTGTTGGCCAGACGAAGGTTTCCTTtgcagctgagcccagggagcTCTGGCTCTTGTAGACATCACTGGCCCTGGAAGGGGAGGTGTTGACGATGACATCCCTCAGGGAAGTTGAGCAGGCAGCAATGCTGGAGAGAGCAGGTGGTTTCTTCCGGCCTTGGCGTCTGGAAGGGAAAATCATGGGGATGGAGCTGATGGGTGTCTGGGGGGCGCTGTAGAAACCGGGTCTCTCATAGAAGGGGGTTGACATGAAGGCATCAAACTCCCTTAGTTTTCCATCTTCGCTGTCCCACTGCTCCTGGGAGTCTCCCTTTGGCTGACTGATGCCACAAGGGCTTCCTGACTTCCCCATGTCTTGGTAGGTGTAGTGGGAGAAGGGCGATGCGGGGTCTCCTCGCCTGCGCAGCAGGTTCATCCGGGAGGAGGACCTGGAGAAGTTTGGTGACTGGACACCCAAGAGGCGGCCCAGGTGTCCCAGTAATGGTGTGGAGTGGTTGGCTTCCTCGTTCTCCTTGATctgctccaggggctggaaCTCCATCTCTTCTTTCTGCATGCTGGGAAAGGCAAAGCAGGGCTGTTACGCAGCCACAAAGGGAGGGGGGTTGCGTTGCCACTGCTGCCCGTGGCAGACCTCTCCCTGTACTGCCATTAAATGTGTTAGCGCCCCCAAAGCAGGGAAGCTTACAGTACAGGTGAGTGGGGGAAAGAGGTCAGAGTCATCCTTTTCCATGGAGGATGTTGGCTGTTGTCTTTGTGTGAGCCTAAAGGGATCTTAGAGCAAGATTTCACAGACTATGGAGAAAGATATTACTACCCATTCTTGCTCCTCAGGTGTAATATCCTTTGAAGACCTGATCCAGGTGTAACTGTGGACTGTTGTGACACCCTGCACTGACCTGATATCAAAAGTGGAGCCAAGGAATGATGGGCGTTTGTACtcagcagtggctgctgtgtAGGGTGGCTGGGGATCAGGCTCATTCCAGTAGAGGTCCTTCTCCAGGACTGGTAAATCCTGATGCATCTCATCCACTGCCATGAGGGAGACCTGCAGGAGACAGCAGGAATGTCACACAAGGTGAGCAGCCTGTTTTCTGTAGATGAAGGgatgcagggcaggaggaagcaGTGTAGCACGGAAGTGGGGCAAGTGGCTGAGGTTGCTGTGGTTTCCTGTCACTTGGGttgtttttcatagaatcacagaattaaccagaaaagacctcagagatcatcaagttcaacccttAATCCAACCCCGCCAtggttcccagaccatggcaccgatgccacatccagtctcatcttaaaagcccccagggacggtgaatccaccccctctctgggcagcccattccaatgtttgattactctctctgtaaagaatttcttcctaatatccaacctaaacctcccctggcacagcttaagaccatgccctcttgtcctactgctggttgcctgggagaagagatcaatctcaacctggctacaacctcctgtcagggagttgttgAGAGTGAGgagatctcccctgagcctcctcctctccaggctaaacaacctcagcctctcctcacaggacttgtgctcaagtcccttcactagccttgttgctcttctctggacctgcttcagcccctcaatgtccttcctgaactgagggacccagaactggacacagcactccaggggtggcctcatcagcactgagtacaggggaagaatcacctccctggtcctgctgccacactgttcctgatccaggccaggatgccattggccttcttggccacctgggcacactgctggctcctgttcagcctcctgtcaatcagcactcccaggtcccttcctgcctggctgctctccagccactctgtccccagcctgtagcactgcagggggttgttgtggccaaagtgcaggacccggcacttggccttgttgaacctcatcctgttggaatcagcccatctctccagcttgtccaggtcactctgcagagccctcctgccttccagcaaaTCAACACAGAGATTTTATTCACACAGAGATTTGACTAATTGTAAGGAAAATGATGCtgaaggaaatagaaaaagcagcagcctcACTAGGACAGATGGGCTCAGTCTTATGAAGGGCTGGAGGTGTGGAGTTGTTgcacagaagaaagcagaggtgGTTGTTTTAGGTAGATATAGGGTAGTAAAGATGGAAACAGGAATAATGTGTCGTTCAAAGGCAATGAGGGCCTGAAATGAGCAGCCTGCATTCATGCCATGTGCCAGAGCATGGACTGAAGCTGCTGTTGGTCTCTGTGTACAAAGATAGGCCCAAAGCCCTAAATTCCTTGGTGTGGAGAACAGGCGGGGGCCTTCCTGTCACGGGTCTTGCCCCACACCCTTTCTGGAGCCTGGGCTGTCCCCGTGGCTGTGGAGGGACTGTCTCTCCATCCCCTCACAGGCAGGGAGGTGGGGGTTTTGCAGAACTTGGTGACTGCACTGACAGGGTGGGAGGATCTTCCTTCCCTTtacctgcaggttcctgtcgATGAGCCAGTTGGCTTCAAAGTCATCATCGTCCTCCCCAAAAGGGTTGATGAGTTGCTCGGCCACCTGCATGTGGAGAGCAGACAGCAAAGGTCACCATGGTCAtacctgcccctttccctgcaagGAGAAGGCCTGTGGGGCAGGGACAAGCGTGATGTCCCTTGAATTCCTAGAAAGGCTGCTCCTCCCAAAAAGGGGAGGGTTAAAAGTGGAGGCTTGCCAGTGGCTGGGAGACATTGGCACACACAATAACAGCCCTCCTGCAGCCTACTGCCTCTCTTTTCCCCAAACTAGTGAGGACCAAAGCTTAGGAAAGGTGCAGCTGGTCTCCAGGGTGACACACTTGGAAAATCAGAAGGTAATTCCCTTCAGCCTCCCCTTGGCTTCCTGTTGTTGCACACAGATCAAAGAACACACAGCTGGGTCCCTGGTGAGCTCACATGGGGAAAAACCCTTGGCTGAGTCATATTCCAGCTCCAGACGTATTTTCCTGGACTTACCTTTAACCAGCCAGCGTAGAAGAAgaactgcaaaaatgtaaaGACAGGCACGAAGAGATCCAGTTCATGGCCAGGATACGCTTTTTCTGGATCCAGGAACTGCCTCCCAATCAGACAGGCCAGGAAGAAGCTGTAAACAGCCACGGTCACCACCTGGGAAAGATGCCAAGGGACACACCACGGGAGCGTGAGTTCCCAGCATCTCCCTTCAGTTCCACCCCACACATCTCCAAAGCCAGATTCTGGCTCTGCAGCCTTTGGAAAGCCTTGGATTCACTTATGACAGGCTGCTGTTTTGCAGGGGGATGCATTCCCACAGCAGAAAGCTTTAAATATTCCCTTTAGCTGTTGCATGCGCTGTATGTCATTCCATGCTGTCCCTGGAATGAGATCTGTGTAGGTGTCACAGGGCAGTGGCAAAAGGAAGCACATGACATCCTGGATGGACTGAAAGCTGTCTCGTGGCTCAGTCCAAGCTGGCAGGCTGCTTCCAAGTCTGGAAGGGAACCCTGGCAGTCCTATTAGCTCCTTCTTTCCTGCTCCTCATGCTGagccttttttctgtttgcctGCTTGCTTGCCTGGATCTCAGGCTGTGCTGAGTTTTGTGCT
It encodes:
- the FTH1 gene encoding ferritin heavy chain; translated protein: MAAPPSQVRQNYHQDCEAAVNRQINLELYASYVYLSMSYYFDRDDVALKNFAKYFLHQSHEEREHAEKLMKLQNQRGGRIFLQDIKKPDRDDWENGLTAMECALHLEKNVNQSLLELHKLATEKNDPHLCDFIETHYLDEQVKAIKELGDHVTNLRKMGAPKYGMAEYLFDKHTLGDSDNDS
- the LOC135415414 gene encoding bestrophin-1-like; translated protein: MTVTYTNRVADARLGTFSQLLLQWKGSIYKLLYSEFLIFISLYFTISLIYRLILSESQRLMFEKLALYCNSYAELIPVSFVLGFYVALVVSRWWAQYESIPWPDRIMNLVSCNVDGEDEYGRLLRRTLMRYSNLVSVLILRSVSTAVYKRFPSMEHVVRAGLMTPEEHKKFESLNSPHNKFWIPCVWFSNLAVKARNDGRIRDSVLLQGILNELNTLRSQCGRLYGYDWISIPLVYTQVVTVAVYSFFLACLIGRQFLDPEKAYPGHELDLFVPVFTFLQFFFYAGWLKVAEQLINPFGEDDDDFEANWLIDRNLQVSLMAVDEMHQDLPVLEKDLYWNEPDPQPPYTAATAEYKRPSFLGSTFDISMQKEEMEFQPLEQIKENEEANHSTPLLGHLGRLLGVQSPNFSRSSSRMNLLRRRGDPASPFSHYTYQDMGKSGSPCGISQPKGDSQEQWDSEDGKLREFDAFMSTPFYERPGFYSAPQTPISSIPMIFPSRRQGRKKPPALSSIAACSTSLRDVIVNTSPSRASDVYKSQSSLGSAAKETFVWPTDRSKGPDSTAVTVEEEKNNSREAATTGSPGAQSTASDSPKFPFLAESPDQEKQGSYKSLKSLKASHPPWLTLENTASAPPNSEHSGAFHTPSNKTPGGSTSLCFSFTPVTSPALERSHKGNLGPDARSLSLEDAASPPDQHPEVSRNTRDTGNGSTNPTPTKEPRRAESPSPNDSGISLAEGDFVGLMEVIMEASESPGEEQMDQYS